The DNA sequence CCAACAGGGCCACCTTCTTGCCCTGGTCCAGGAGGCCCTTGACCCGCTGGACAAATTTATCCCGTTGCCGCATCTTTTCCTCCACTAAGGCGCGTCTTTCCTCCGGAGGGAGATTGGGCAACAACATTACCCACATCTTCCCCTGGTGCCACCACAGCTCCTTCCAGGGGTCTTCCACCTTTTTGCCGTTGAGACATGACTGGAACAGTTTCTGCAGCTCCGGATGACAGAGGATTAGGTCTGCCTTGTTTATGGTATCCATGGCCTTCAGGGTGGCGTGTTCCGGGCCGGCCGGACCGGTGCCGACGAGGTAAAATTTTCCCGGGGCCGGCGGCGCCGCCATTCCGGTAAACGCGCCCCCAACCAGGCACAAACCGGTTGCCAGCAACAGTCGCAGCAACTTCCACTTGGTCATCATTTCCTCCTCCTCTTCAGGTTGATTCTCATTGAATTGTCGTGTGTGCTTACATAAGGTGCAGTAATAACTGGAGTCAATTGAAGACCCCAAAACCTTTTATCAAAATTGATACTTCAATCCCCCCAGTACCTCCCATTGCGGCAAGGGGACCATTGCTATACCGGTGACGAGATCGCCCGTATAGGCATCCGAAGCATAGCGTCGGGGAGAAAACGTTGCGTCTAGTGTCGCCGTCCACTTTTTGTAGCCGTAGGTCAATTTCCAGTGATATTGATCAAATTGCGAGGCGATCAGGGTACCGGTCGCATCGATGGGAATCCGGCTGACGCGCAGATAGTAAAAATCCAGGCCAAACCTTTGATCACGCCAGGGTTTATGGAACTCCAAGCCGACGATGCCTTGGTCCTCGGGGGTACGGGGGATATAAACTGCCCCCGGCGTACTCGGATTCTTTAGCCGGGCTCGCGCATCCATCCAACTCCCGTATAAGGTGAGATCCCGAGTCAGGAAGATCCTGGCCTCGACTTCGAGGCCCGTGCGTTTGGAGGTCCCCAGGTTTTCATACATCTGGGTTGCAGGGTTTAACGCCCCCTCCCCATGATACAAGGTATTAAAATAATCAAAGCTGACATAGACCCGATTAAACAGGAGGCCGTTGATGCCCACGTCCCAGGACTCCAACTTGGACAGCCCCAGATTGAAGTTCTTTTTTTGGATCGCCGAGGATGGAGACAGTTCGAAAGCTGCTGGGGAACGGAAGCCCCGCCCTTTGTTGGCGAAGATATTGATATCCTTATAGGGAGTGATAACCACCCCGATCTTGGGGCTCCACAAATTGGGGCTAGCCTTTCCGGAATTTTGAGGGTACAATTCATTAACTAGGTTAATTGCATATTGGTCGAAACGCCCCCCGCCCATAAACTTTATGAAAGAGAAAGGCTTGTACTGAGCCTGGGTAAAAAACCCGGTGCTAAATACATCGAATGCATAATCCTGGGTATGTTTTATTAAGGTATAATAATTCAATGTATTCCAGCGGTTCTGACTGACCGCGTCATAACGCAGGTCGTTGCCCACCTCCAAGGAAAGACATTCAAAGGGCCGGTAATCATACAAAAGCTTCCAGCCGAAGTAGTTTTCAAAGGTGAATGCTCGATATTGAGGTTGAGGCGGATATGTTCCCGAGATATTGTTCTGATGATAGCAATAGTAAAGGGTGCCGTGGAAGCCTTCCTCACCGCCCCTGGGTTCATAATTCACCACTAGGTTAGCCATTTCGGCATCGCCACGTTCGTTATTATCCACCGCGCTTGTTCGGCTTAATCCGGACTTCATACTGTTTATATTCAGGAAACCGGGATTTCCGCAGGAACGGGCCACATAATGAATACGGGCCGATAAATCCCCCTGCCATAATGGGAAAGTGAATTTATTGAAGAATTGCCCCCGATCGTAATTACTATTGTCACGATAGCCGTCCCGGCTATAACCTTCCCATACCAGAAAAGGCGTTATATTCTTTAATGAGGAACTCCAAGATGGGTCGCTGAGGACCCCCACGCCTTGCACCGTCCCATAGGTGCCCCCATAGAACCCCACACTGGGCTGATCCACCTTTTTGGTAATGATGTTGATGACTCCACCCAAGGTAAAATCGCCATATAGAGCGGAGAAAGGGCCCTTAATGACTTCGATGCGTTCGACCATTTCCGGAACCAGCCATTCAAGGTCCGCATAGCCGGGGACCAAATCGAGCATGTTCATGGGCATGCCGTCGACGAAAACGGCGACTTCCCTGCTGTGGTTACCGGTAAAACCCCGCATACTGATTCTGTCTCCCATGAACGCCGATGAGTATTTACTGACATAAACTCCCGGTATTTTTCGGAAGATATCCAAATAATTGGTTACGGGTGTCTTTTCCAGGTCTTCTTTGGTGACGATATTCACATTCGCGGGCAGACCTTCTGGTTTAATGGTTATTTTGTCCTGTTTTTCCACCAGACGTTGGCTTTCCACTACCACTTCCGGGATGTCCTCTTCTGCGGCAGCGTCTTTCTCTACGGTGGCAGAAACCGGTGTGGTGCAGAGAGTTAACAAGAAAAGTCCCATTATTAACCATCTAATGTTCATTTTTTTCTCCTTATCCCCTTGCCTTCCTCCCCATTCTTTCGTAATCTGAAAAACAGGGGCTTTGGTGCACACGTGTACGGTTAACGGCCGTCTGTCGCTAGGGTCCTTTCAGGGCAGGGCCACCTTGGCAAAGTCAGCCCCTGCCCTGATTTTTGCCGCCTGTCCTGTAAACGGATCAGGTGGCGGTTATGCCGCCGCGGCTTTCTCCATCTTAGTCTTCATGCTACAGCGGTGAGTCTGCGAATGTCCCTGTTCCCTTCCTCTCCGTCAAAAGTGGAAACACCCCGGTGGTATCTCATTAATATCGCAAAACAAATCTTATCGGCAGCCTGGCGATGCAAGGCGCAGGTTTTCCTTCAATGGTAGCCGGCCGGAAGGTGGAACGTTTAACCGCTTCCACCGCGGCCTCGTCAAACCCGCCCCCCGCGCTTTTCAAGACCTCGACCTTCTGTAGAGTGCCCCGTTCATCAATGCTCAGCCGCAGTAACACCTTGCCTTCCTGGCCGAGCCGCCGGGCCTGCTCCGGATAGACCGGCGCGGTCCGACTCAGAAAGGCGGGACCGGAGGAACTGCCGAAATCTATGAGGTGAGGTCCGGTGCCGCTCCCCCCTCCTCGACCCTGCGGCGCAGAAGAGGGTTGTCCTCTGACCGCGGGGGACGATGGGACCGGACCGGGTCGGGCTATAGCCAGGGAGGGATGCGGCTCCGCCGTTTCCGGGATGATTTGGGGTTTTGGTTTCTGGCGCGGTTTCGGCACGGGTTTCGGGGGGACAGGCTTTACCGGCGCCTTAAGCTGCCTCAAAGACGCCTGCCGGGGCTGGGTGGAACACATCACCGCATCCTGAATATTGTCCGCCAGAAAGATTCTCTGGATCGTCATCTCTTTCAGCTTTTTCGGTCTGGGCAGATCTTTTTGAAGCCACAATACGGATGCGCCTAGCAGCCCGTGCAGGGCCATAGAAGTTAGAGCCGCCAGGGTGCAACTATGCCATTTTGAGTCGGATTTGGGGATTGTCGCATTCATGGCTATTGACGTTGTTCTACCTCAATACCGATGCGCTCCACTTTCAGGCGCTTCAGATTATCAATGACCTCGATGAGGCGGCCATGCCGGATTTCTCTATCTGCGGCAATGACCGCCTGGGGTTCCGGATCCTGTGACTGCGCCCGAAAGACCTGCTCAAACTCACCGTAATGGTTCAGCCGTACCCCATTGATGGCGATCTGTCCCTCTGCATTGATAGCGATGATGATGGGGTGTTTCTCGTTTTTTTCCGCTTCGGTGGCCTTGGGCAGGGCGATGGAAAAGGTGCGGGGTTGCAACAGCGTGGCAGTCAGCATAAAAATGATCAGGATCACGAGCACGATGTCCACAAAAGGGGTCATATTGATCTCGGTGATGGGACCTTGAACTTGGTCTTTCATACCAATCTCCCGACCCTCCGGGGGGACTTGGAAAGTTCCACGTCTGGAATGGAAATCTCGGCAGTCCCGGTTGCCCCATCGAGGTGGGCCAAGAGAAGCTGCTCCAGAACCCGGGAGCGTTCCAGCACTACCTGAAGGCGGTGATGAAAAAGGTTGTACATTACCACCGCTGGTATGGCCACCAAGAGACCTACGGCAGTGGCGATCAGGGCCTCGGCGATGCCCGCCATGACCGCCGGGCCACCGCCGCCTTCGGCCAGGGCTAAGTCTTTGAAGGCATGGATGATTCCTAAGACGGTGCCGAAAAGGCCGATGAAGGGGGCATTGGCTCCCAAGGTTCCTAGAAAACCCAATCTTTTTCCCAGATAAAGGCCTACCTGCAACCGCTCCCCCTTCATGATGTCCTGTACAGCCGCCTTGCTCCGGGGAATTTCCCGGAGGCCGACTAGCAGTACCCGGGCTTCCATACTGCGTTCCTGCTCACATCGGGAAATGATCCGGGGCCAGTCTTCTTGCCTCAGGGATGTTTTAATTTCGGCCACAAACCGATCCTGGTTGAAACGGTGACGATAAAAGATCAGGGTCTTGTCGATCATGATCGCCACCGAGGCGACACTTAACCCGAGGAGCAGCCATAGAACCCAGGTACTGCCGCCGACGGTCAGGTCAAGCAAGCTTTTGGTCAAATCCATTTTGATCCCCCAAAAATGAAAAAGCCATGAAGTCATTATTACCTTGGAGTCGCCCTAAAGTAACTTGTACTATCCCATGTTCTTCGTTTTTATGTTTTATTTATAATACAATGTTTAAATTAACAAACTTATCGCTCAAAAAAAATTAGCTCACCTCGATATTTTGAGCCTTACCCCACCTCAAGACCGTTTTTTGTCACATCTTCCAGGCACAAGCTGAGGCAGTGTTCACAGTTTTTCTGCGTCAGATCCCCGTTGCAGAAGTGCTGAAAACCGAGAATCCATTTTTTGCCTGTCAGGGGACAAACCTCCAAAAAGTCGCAGAACAGAATCAGTCGATCCCCGATGAGTCGCGGGAGGGCATGTTCCATCCGGCAGGCGACTTCTTCGGCTAGATGCTCTTCAATGGTAAGGACCTGAACGAAAAAGTTGAGCAAGGCTTCATGACGCCATACCACATCCTGGGCCAGGGCAGCACCCTGGGGAGTCAGGGTGACTACGTCATAGGGGGCATAATTAATCAGCTTATTTTCGGCCAAGTTCCGCAAGGCCGCGGTCACTGAGGATTTGTGCACCCTCAGGCTGGCAGCGATATCCTTCCCTCGGGCAACCCGTTTTTCTGCCACGATATGGAAAATGGCCTCCAGATAATCTTCCATGCTAGCGCTCAGGGATAGGTTTTCCATGTTGGAACCCTCTCATTATAGTTTAGATAATAAACAATATAGAATAAGACAAACATCTGTCAAGCTTTTTTTTAAGGAAGCGTAGCCGGCAGCATGGCATCCAGACACAGCATGAAAAATTTCCATAGATCTGACATACGCAAAGCCGCCGCCCAACCTCGGTAAGAGATAGATTCTGCCTGTTCCGGTACGAATTTTATATAATAGGGGCTCAGAACCAGGATCATACCAATCCGCCAGGGGCGTCAGGCCCGCGGCTTTTTTAACTTCGTGTTTAGAGAAAGTTTTCCATTGACAAATTAGTTAAGATGATTCACCATATCGGTAATATGGACACTAAGGCCGAATATATCGCCGACATGGGGCGGAAGCTTATGCGGATCCTCAACAAGCGGGCGCGCCTCGAGGCGTTGCGCATTCGTTTTGATGATGGTGTAGAACTCAATCCCAGAGAGATCCATACCATTCAGGCGATAGGTGAGCATAGGCCAATCAACGTTACAGAGTTGGCAGCTTATTTCGGGGTTACCAAAAGTGCGGCTTCGCAGATCGTGTCGAAATTGGCAGAGAAGGGTTTCGTGGAAAAACAGCATACAGCCAACAATAATAAGGAGTTAGATTTATCCCTTACGGAATTGGGATGGCGGGCGTTTCAGGCTCATGAGCGTTTTCATGGGAAACACTTTGCCGAACTAGTCAATCGCTTGGGCGCCTTTTCCCTAGCTCAGATCGCCACCGCTTCGGTGATATTGGATGTCATTGAAGATATCGTAGAAGAACGCCTCGATCTTCTATCCAAGAAGTAAATTTTTTGGATAGTAATTTAAGGTGCTTTACGTATTAGGATAAGATAGAAGAGGGATGGCGTGAAGCAAAGTTTTGGCGCATTCCATCAAAACTCACATCAATTTGATAAAAAAACTCTGCCTCTAAAGTCTCCTGCGCAATTCCTTGGGAAAATAAAGTTCTTCCTAACGGCCGAATAATCCGCGGCGATATTTTTTAAAACCCTTCCGGAGACTATCAGTAAATCCCAATAATGTCCGGTTAGAAAATTGCATTAAGCAATAAAACTTGTGAAAAAATTTCGAGAACTCGCATTTCTTGCTTGATGAAGTTAATTGTGTACATGTGAAGGATTTCTTAATATTCTTTAATACAAGTCCTCATGTTCGCAATAACATAACGAAGCATGAAAGAATGATTGGTAGCATAGGCTTCCTGGCCTATGCATCAGCGTGCCGGCTGGAAAGCCTGCATCACCATCATTCATATAGGAAGTTACGAAATGGCCTCACATCAGCAAGCCTCAGAGTAGCAGAAAAAAAGTGCCCTCCTGAACTGGATTATGGCAACCAGCCGAGAATATTGATGATACCATTCCTCCTCTTCTGGGCCGAGGAAATAAACCTTTGAAATTGACTTTTGAACATCAACTTAAATCTCTCGTTGGCTTGTATTTAAAAGAGTACGATTCGACCTGGCATCTCCTGCAATTTTTGGAAGAGGATGATTATGCACGTGAATTCATTGCTCCTGCCGATGGCATAAAAAGGAGTAGTTACTGTGAAGCTATCAATACCCGTGGTCTGGAACAACTCATCTACGTTTACGAAAAGCTGCATGAACAAACTACTCGAACCTTGCCCCTGGAATATCCTGAATTGGGCGATCTAGTTGCTATTGATGGCTCCTTGATTAACGCTGTGCTGTCCATGACGTCGGCTGACTAACGCAGAGGACAAAAACGGGTATTTTGCAATGGCCTCTATACATATATATCAAAATATATTATATTTTCTGCTTGGGGAATTGGAGTACAGATTCATTATGCTCGTTTTAGCCTTTGATACCAGCACTAGCCGCGGTGGCCTGGCCCTCATGCAGGGCGGGCGGCTGCTGGCGGAATATACCTTGGAAAGTCCGGCCTCGTATTTAAACCGTCTCCTGCCCGGCATTGACCGGCTGCTTCAAGACGCTGGCAGGTCGATTCAGGAGGTCAAGCTCATCGTGGTCAGCCGCGGACCGGGCAATTTTACCGGCCTGCGGCTGGGGCTCTCTGCCGCCAAAGGATTGGCCCTGGTCCTGGGATGCCCGGTTATTGCAGTAAATACCCTGGATGTCCTGGCCGCCAATTTTCCTTTTGCTTCTTTGCCCGTTTGCACGGTGATCGACGCCAAGAAGCACGAAGTCTACGCCGGGATTTACTGTCAGGGGGGGGGCGGCCTGAATCTGGCCGGCGATTACCTCTTGCTTTCGCCTGCAGCATTGGCGGAGCGGATTACCGAGCCGACGCTCATTACCGGTCCCGGTTTGGAGCGTTACGGCGTCCTGTGGCAGGAGCTTTTGGGGAACCTGGCCATCCTGCCGCCGCCGGAGCTGCGCTACATCCGGGCGGCGGTGCTGGCCCGCTTAGGCCTCCAGCAGTATGACGCCGGGTTAATTCCCAACCTGGAGAAGTTGACGCCCTTTTATCTCCGCCCTGCCGATGCCGAATTAAAAAGGCCGGCGTCTGCCGCAATGCCATAATCGGGGGCGAAGAGCATGACCGGTTCCGTCCTGTTACAGCAGCTTATCAACGGTGTCTCCCTCGGCAGCCTCTATGCCCTGATCGCTATCGGCTATACTATGGTGTATGGCGTCCTGCGGCTGATTAATTTCGCTCATGGCGATTTTTTGATGGTTGCCGCTTATCTCGGACTTTTCGGCCTTTCTCTCTTTTCCCTGCCCTGGCCGCTGGCTTTTGGGCTGGCCCTGATCCTCACCGGACTCATGGGGGCGATGTTGGAGCGGGGGGCCTATCGGCCCCTGCGCCGGGCGCCGCGGTTGTCTCTCTTGATTTCGGCCATCGGGGTCTCTTTCCTGTTGGAAAACCTGGTCCTGGTGTTCATTGGCGGACGGCCTCTGTCTTTTCCCACACCGGCTTTTTTTGGGGGGGCCTGGCGCTTTGGGGAACTCTATCTTCCCCGACTCAGTGTGTACATTCCACTGATCACCCTCATCGTCCTGGCCGGATTGTTTGTCCTGATCTACTCTACCCGCGTGGGCATGGCTCTGCGGGCCCTGGCCTTTGATTGGGAGACTACCCAGATCATGGGTGTCAACGTCAATCGGCTCATTAGCCTGACCTTTATCCTGGGATCTACCCTGGCGGGGGTCGGTGGGTTATTGTGGGCCATGAAGTATCCCCAGGTGAATCCTTTCCTGGGGATTCTTCCCGGTTTGAAGGCCTTTGTGGCGGCGGTGCTGGGAGGAATCGGCAGCCTGCCGGGGGCCGTCGTGGGGGGGGTGCTTTTGGGTCTCCTGGAGATTACCGTCGTGGCCGTCTTCCCTTCCTGGGCCGGATATCGGGATGCCCTGGCCTTCGGGCTGCTCATCGTGGTATTGCTGGTGCGACCCACTGGTATCATGGGAGAGATTATGCTGGCGGAGAAGCTCTAAATGGGATCGAACCCACGGCGCCGCAATCTCTTCCTCACCTCT is a window from the Desulfobacca acetoxidans DSM 11109 genome containing:
- a CDS encoding ExbD/TolR family protein; the encoded protein is MKDQVQGPITEINMTPFVDIVLVILIIFMLTATLLQPRTFSIALPKATEAEKNEKHPIIIAINAEGQIAINGVRLNHYGEFEQVFRAQSQDPEPQAVIAADREIRHGRLIEVIDNLKRLKVERIGIEVEQRQ
- a CDS encoding MarR family winged helix-turn-helix transcriptional regulator, whose product is MDTKAEYIADMGRKLMRILNKRARLEALRIRFDDGVELNPREIHTIQAIGEHRPINVTELAAYFGVTKSAASQIVSKLAEKGFVEKQHTANNNKELDLSLTELGWRAFQAHERFHGKHFAELVNRLGAFSLAQIATASVILDVIEDIVEERLDLLSKK
- a CDS encoding energy transducer TonB; translated protein: MNATIPKSDSKWHSCTLAALTSMALHGLLGASVLWLQKDLPRPKKLKEMTIQRIFLADNIQDAVMCSTQPRQASLRQLKAPVKPVPPKPVPKPRQKPKPQIIPETAEPHPSLAIARPGPVPSSPAVRGQPSSAPQGRGGGSGTGPHLIDFGSSSGPAFLSRTAPVYPEQARRLGQEGKVLLRLSIDERGTLQKVEVLKSAGGGFDEAAVEAVKRSTFRPATIEGKPAPCIARLPIRFVLRY
- a CDS encoding branched-chain amino acid ABC transporter permease; protein product: MTGSVLLQQLINGVSLGSLYALIAIGYTMVYGVLRLINFAHGDFLMVAAYLGLFGLSLFSLPWPLAFGLALILTGLMGAMLERGAYRPLRRAPRLSLLISAIGVSFLLENLVLVFIGGRPLSFPTPAFFGGAWRFGELYLPRLSVYIPLITLIVLAGLFVLIYSTRVGMALRALAFDWETTQIMGVNVNRLISLTFILGSTLAGVGGLLWAMKYPQVNPFLGILPGLKAFVAAVLGGIGSLPGAVVGGVLLGLLEITVVAVFPSWAGYRDALAFGLLIVVLLVRPTGIMGEIMLAEKL
- the tsaB gene encoding tRNA (adenosine(37)-N6)-threonylcarbamoyltransferase complex dimerization subunit type 1 TsaB codes for the protein MLVLAFDTSTSRGGLALMQGGRLLAEYTLESPASYLNRLLPGIDRLLQDAGRSIQEVKLIVVSRGPGNFTGLRLGLSAAKGLALVLGCPVIAVNTLDVLAANFPFASLPVCTVIDAKKHEVYAGIYCQGGGGLNLAGDYLLLSPAALAERITEPTLITGPGLERYGVLWQELLGNLAILPPPELRYIRAAVLARLGLQQYDAGLIPNLEKLTPFYLRPADAELKRPASAAMP
- a CDS encoding TonB-dependent receptor gives rise to the protein MNIRWLIMGLFLLTLCTTPVSATVEKDAAAEEDIPEVVVESQRLVEKQDKITIKPEGLPANVNIVTKEDLEKTPVTNYLDIFRKIPGVYVSKYSSAFMGDRISMRGFTGNHSREVAVFVDGMPMNMLDLVPGYADLEWLVPEMVERIEVIKGPFSALYGDFTLGGVINIITKKVDQPSVGFYGGTYGTVQGVGVLSDPSWSSSLKNITPFLVWEGYSRDGYRDNSNYDRGQFFNKFTFPLWQGDLSARIHYVARSCGNPGFLNINSMKSGLSRTSAVDNNERGDAEMANLVVNYEPRGGEEGFHGTLYYCYHQNNISGTYPPQPQYRAFTFENYFGWKLLYDYRPFECLSLEVGNDLRYDAVSQNRWNTLNYYTLIKHTQDYAFDVFSTGFFTQAQYKPFSFIKFMGGGRFDQYAINLVNELYPQNSGKASPNLWSPKIGVVITPYKDINIFANKGRGFRSPAAFELSPSSAIQKKNFNLGLSKLESWDVGINGLLFNRVYVSFDYFNTLYHGEGALNPATQMYENLGTSKRTGLEVEARIFLTRDLTLYGSWMDARARLKNPSTPGAVYIPRTPEDQGIVGLEFHKPWRDQRFGLDFYYLRVSRIPIDATGTLIASQFDQYHWKLTYGYKKWTATLDATFSPRRYASDAYTGDLVTGIAMVPLPQWEVLGGLKYQF
- a CDS encoding MotA/TolQ/ExbB proton channel family protein, which translates into the protein MDLTKSLLDLTVGGSTWVLWLLLGLSVASVAIMIDKTLIFYRHRFNQDRFVAEIKTSLRQEDWPRIISRCEQERSMEARVLLVGLREIPRSKAAVQDIMKGERLQVGLYLGKRLGFLGTLGANAPFIGLFGTVLGIIHAFKDLALAEGGGGPAVMAGIAEALIATAVGLLVAIPAVVMYNLFHHRLQVVLERSRVLEQLLLAHLDGATGTAEISIPDVELSKSPRRVGRLV
- a CDS encoding metal-dependent transcriptional regulator, with translation MENLSLSASMEDYLEAIFHIVAEKRVARGKDIAASLRVHKSSVTAALRNLAENKLINYAPYDVVTLTPQGAALAQDVVWRHEALLNFFVQVLTIEEHLAEEVACRMEHALPRLIGDRLILFCDFLEVCPLTGKKWILGFQHFCNGDLTQKNCEHCLSLCLEDVTKNGLEVG